The following proteins are co-located in the Pseudanabaena sp. BC1403 genome:
- a CDS encoding S-layer family protein has protein sequence MTSIFRLSCLGGCLFLGHLSLTYSVSAQSVTADGTLSTTVTSPDNLNFTITNGNQPNSGANLFHSFSQFSVPTGGSATFNLVSTPNISTIFSRVTGGNVSNIDGLIQTTNNSNPVSLFLINPSGIIFGPNASLNIGGSFVGTTANSVIFSDGVKFSANDLTSNPLLTVNAPIGLNLEANAGAISLQKMATLQVAQGNTLALVGSQINMTGANLIAPDGQVELWAAQNAQIAINNQAKWQLTSAPSIVNWGNISLSQTSLVDASGINGGAINIRGRGLTLQDGSNIRSITSAGQGKGITVQTTEFVDLLGASQAGQFAPGISTSVGILFGAPATGRAGDVTVETGSLRLSNGAWLQSSSTGDNSRSGDVTVKAADVDVLGSNPFLETPTAINANLFVGTNNESGKITIDADRIRVQDGGIISTALVVVSPVLPTGKAGDISIRATESLVISGFTPAKLLSGVSSRIGATTGEAGNISIDVGSLQIFNGGTVRSTLSGTGKAGNITIRAKDVTVSEPELDGLSSLPGGITVSLGANAVGSGGNITLTADTLRLFDGGQITSSTNGNGNAGSINLQVKNIAVDGVSKTLSNGQTLPSTIAATSSTKSDAGSVNIVSDRLDVLNRGEISVSNTGGGNAGNLSVSASRVQLDYGGSLRSEVSAGDRGNISINSDVLLLRHGSQINTNATGNATGGNININSAFIVAVLSENSDITANAVLGAGGKINITTQGLFGLKFRPQLTSESDITASSQFGLSGTVNINNLAFTPTAGLIELPSNIDDPSQRIVQGCRTYGNSRFVATGRGGLPEDPSDRRNSSHPWTDIRDPSAFRNPVALATVKQSEKQSENSAPPIVEATGWQLNAKGEVNIYAANNAAIGTPITDCAGFLAITSKTF, from the coding sequence ATGACTTCTATTTTTCGTTTATCTTGTTTAGGTGGCTGTCTATTTCTGGGGCATTTATCCCTAACTTATTCTGTCTCAGCACAATCTGTGACAGCCGATGGCACACTTTCTACAACAGTCACCAGTCCTGACAATCTTAACTTTACGATTACCAATGGTAATCAGCCCAATAGTGGAGCAAATCTATTCCATAGTTTTAGTCAGTTCTCAGTGCCCACGGGTGGTTCTGCTACTTTTAATCTGGTTAGCACACCGAATATTTCGACGATTTTTAGTCGGGTGACGGGAGGCAATGTTTCCAACATTGATGGCTTGATTCAGACCACAAATAACAGCAATCCTGTGAGTTTGTTTCTAATCAATCCCAGTGGGATTATTTTTGGTCCCAATGCCAGTCTAAATATCGGTGGATCGTTTGTAGGAACTACAGCAAATAGCGTCATTTTTAGTGATGGAGTTAAGTTTAGTGCCAACGATCTCACATCTAATCCTCTGTTGACTGTGAATGCTCCCATTGGGCTAAACCTTGAGGCAAATGCGGGAGCAATTAGTTTACAGAAAATGGCTACCCTGCAAGTGGCTCAGGGAAATACCTTGGCTTTAGTAGGCAGTCAAATCAATATGACAGGCGCAAACCTGATCGCTCCAGATGGACAAGTGGAACTATGGGCAGCACAGAATGCCCAAATCGCCATAAACAATCAAGCGAAATGGCAACTTACTTCTGCCCCTAGTATTGTGAATTGGGGAAATATTTCACTCAGTCAAACCTCCTTAGTTGATGCAAGTGGAATCAATGGCGGAGCAATCAACATCCGTGGACGCGGGCTGACCTTGCAAGATGGCTCAAATATTCGTTCTATTACTTCGGCTGGGCAAGGTAAGGGGATCACCGTCCAAACTACAGAATTTGTTGATCTGCTGGGAGCTTCCCAAGCAGGTCAATTTGCTCCTGGCATTTCGACTTCTGTGGGTATATTGTTTGGCGCTCCTGCAACTGGGCGAGCTGGAGATGTGACCGTTGAGACAGGGAGTTTACGGTTGAGTAATGGCGCTTGGCTTCAGTCCTCCTCTACTGGTGACAATTCGCGATCGGGAGATGTGACCGTTAAAGCTGCGGATGTGGATGTATTGGGATCTAATCCATTTCTTGAAACGCCTACCGCTATAAACGCCAACCTCTTTGTTGGCACTAATAATGAGAGTGGCAAGATTACCATCGATGCAGATCGAATTCGCGTGCAAGATGGTGGAATTATCAGTACGGCTTTGGTTGTCGTAAGTCCTGTTCTTCCTACAGGTAAGGCTGGAGACATCTCGATCCGAGCAACTGAGAGCCTTGTAATATCGGGATTCACACCCGCTAAACTGCTATCTGGAGTGAGTTCGAGAATTGGAGCAACAACGGGGGAAGCAGGAAACATCTCGATTGATGTTGGCAGTTTGCAAATCTTTAACGGGGGGACTGTTCGGAGTACGCTATCGGGAACAGGAAAAGCGGGGAATATCACCATTAGGGCTAAGGATGTGACAGTGAGCGAGCCAGAACTTGATGGTCTCAGCAGCTTACCTGGCGGTATTACGGTTTCTCTGGGGGCTAATGCGGTTGGCTCAGGGGGAAATATTACCTTAACGGCTGATACGTTACGGCTTTTTGATGGTGGGCAAATCACCTCTTCAACCAATGGAAATGGTAATGCGGGTAGTATCAATCTGCAAGTCAAAAACATTGCGGTAGATGGTGTCTCTAAAACCTTGTCCAATGGTCAAACTCTGCCCAGCACGATCGCGGCAACTTCTTCTACAAAATCTGATGCGGGTTCAGTCAATATAGTTAGCGATCGGCTTGATGTTCTTAATCGTGGAGAAATTTCTGTTAGTAATACTGGTGGTGGAAATGCAGGTAACTTAAGCGTTAGCGCTTCTCGCGTTCAACTTGATTATGGGGGAAGTCTGCGATCGGAAGTTTCCGCAGGCGATCGCGGCAATATCTCGATTAACTCTGATGTGTTGCTGCTGAGGCACGGCAGCCAAATTAACACCAATGCCACAGGTAATGCTACAGGAGGTAATATCAACATCAATTCAGCATTTATCGTAGCGGTTCTATCGGAAAACAGTGACATCACGGCTAATGCTGTACTAGGAGCAGGTGGGAAGATCAACATCACTACGCAAGGTTTATTTGGGCTAAAATTCCGTCCGCAATTGACCTCAGAAAGTGACATCACGGCAAGTTCGCAATTTGGGCTAAGCGGCACGGTGAATATTAATAACCTTGCTTTTACTCCCACCGCAGGGTTAATCGAGCTACCTAGCAATATCGATGATCCGAGTCAGCGAATTGTCCAAGGTTGTAGAACCTATGGCAATAGTCGGTTTGTTGCCACAGGCAGAGGAGGGTTGCCTGAAGATCCTAGCGATCGCCGCAATAGCTCCCATCCTTGGACAGATATCCGTGATCCATCTGCTTTCCGCAATCCCGTCGCTTTAGCAACTGTCAAGCAATCCGAAAAGCAATCGGAGAATTCAGCACCGCCCATTGTAGAAGCTACGGGTTGGCAATTAAATGCGAAGGGTGAGGTAAATATCTATGCTGCCAATAATGCAGCTATAGGAACGCCTATAACTGATTGCGCAGGATTCTTGGCGATTACAAGCAAAACTTTTTAA
- a CDS encoding S-layer family protein: MSFSQRLLWCGSSFLFLGMLLPINVSAQSVTADGTLSTTVTSPDNLNFTITNGNQPNSGANLFHSFSQFSVPTGGSATFNLVSTPNITTIFSRVTGGSVSNIDGLIQTSNSSNPVSLFLLNPSGIIFSPNARLNIGGSFVGTTANSVIFSDGVKFSASDITANPLLTVNAPVGLILGTNAAPIEVQGTPAPNFFLRSPQLFKAQTIALVGGEISLTNASLSNPDGRVELWAVQNAEVKFTNATQLQLTSASTTADWGQITLSKSSLIDTSGLNGGAIVIRGRGLTLQNGSNISSDTGAGGQGQGINVKTTEFVDLLGATDALQYETPGLSTTVLGNGARAGDITVETESLRIANGSWLQSVNNGVYSFATNSFVTFNDSSTGNISILAKDVKLSGYNPFPNPFFGIPFFRPSSITTLITSGNRNIGGNISVQADRIQMLDGAHISTDLVGLNFPGVLQPSTTGSAGDISIRATQSLEIRGANPSSFTSAVTSSIQPFAEGNSGNVSISTGKLVLANGGTISSALVGNGVAGSINIQATEVSVSDPVIDSFSQTVSGITVAVGANAIGQGGNINIKSDLLNIFNGGQITSSTDGNGAAGSINLIVKNVDVQGISQSLINGRQLPSSINAISSTKSDAGSISINSNRLDVRNGAEISVSNTGGGDAGNLSIRASRVQLDYGGSLRSEVSAGDRGNISIDSDVLLLRHGSQINTNATGNATGGNININSAFIVAVLSENSDITANAVQGAGGKINITTQGLFGLKFRPQLTSESDITASSQFGLSGTVNISNLAFTPTAGLIELPSNIDDPSQRIVQGCRTYGNSRFVATGRGGLPDDPSNRRNSSHPWTDIRDPSAFRNPNALATTPQSENAKTPIVEATGWQLNAKGEVDIYAANNLARETTVNDCAGFLAIASKAF, translated from the coding sequence ATGAGTTTTAGTCAAAGACTATTGTGGTGTGGTTCTAGCTTTCTTTTCTTGGGAATGCTTTTACCCATAAATGTCTCAGCACAATCTGTGACAGCCGATGGCACGCTGTCTACTACAGTCACTAGTCCCGACAATCTTAATTTTACGATTACCAATGGTAATCAGCCCAATAGTGGAGCAAATCTATTCCATAGTTTTAGTCAATTCTCAGTACCGACGGGTGGTTCTGCTACTTTTAATCTAGTTAGCACACCGAATATTACAACGATTTTCAGTCGGGTGACGGGAGGTAGTGTCTCCAACATTGATGGCTTGATTCAGACCTCAAATAGCAGCAATCCTGTGAGTTTGTTTCTGCTCAATCCCAGTGGGATTATTTTTAGTCCCAATGCAAGGCTCAATATCGGTGGATCATTTGTTGGAACTACAGCAAATAGCGTCATTTTTAGTGATGGAGTAAAGTTTAGTGCTAGCGATATCACAGCTAATCCTCTGTTAACTGTGAATGCTCCTGTAGGGCTAATTCTCGGAACCAATGCTGCACCAATTGAAGTACAGGGAACACCTGCGCCTAATTTCTTTTTGCGATCGCCCCAACTATTCAAAGCTCAGACCATCGCGTTAGTAGGTGGAGAGATTAGTTTGACTAACGCTAGTCTATCGAATCCAGATGGACGAGTGGAACTGTGGGCAGTACAAAATGCTGAAGTTAAGTTCACAAATGCCACTCAACTGCAATTAACTAGTGCCTCAACTACTGCTGACTGGGGTCAAATTACACTGAGTAAATCCTCTCTAATTGATACGAGTGGACTCAACGGCGGCGCGATCGTAATTCGTGGGCGAGGGCTAACACTTCAGAATGGCTCAAATATTTCTTCTGACACTGGAGCGGGAGGTCAAGGGCAAGGTATTAATGTCAAAACCACAGAATTTGTGGATTTGCTGGGGGCAACGGATGCACTGCAATATGAGACTCCTGGTCTATCTACTACAGTATTGGGGAATGGCGCTAGAGCAGGTGATATTACTGTAGAAACCGAGTCTTTACGAATTGCGAATGGATCTTGGTTGCAATCAGTTAATAATGGCGTTTATTCTTTCGCGACTAATTCTTTCGTAACTTTCAATGACTCCTCCACTGGCAATATTTCCATTCTTGCTAAAGATGTCAAATTAAGTGGCTACAATCCATTTCCTAATCCTTTTTTTGGTATTCCTTTTTTCCGTCCTAGTTCGATTACCACTCTGATTACCAGTGGTAATCGCAATATTGGTGGGAATATTTCTGTTCAGGCGGATCGAATACAGATGCTGGATGGTGCACATATCAGCACAGATCTGGTAGGTCTCAATTTTCCAGGTGTTTTGCAACCAAGTACTACTGGGTCGGCTGGGGATATCTCCATCCGAGCTACTCAGAGTCTAGAAATTCGAGGCGCAAATCCATCAAGCTTTACAAGTGCTGTGACTAGTTCAATCCAACCTTTTGCGGAAGGAAATAGTGGAAATGTATCGATCTCAACTGGGAAATTGGTACTCGCTAATGGTGGCACAATTTCTAGTGCGCTTGTTGGCAATGGTGTGGCAGGAAGTATAAATATCCAAGCCACAGAAGTGAGTGTGAGCGATCCCGTCATTGATAGTTTTAGTCAGACTGTCAGTGGAATCACTGTGGCTGTTGGGGCAAATGCGATCGGACAGGGTGGCAATATTAATATCAAAAGCGATCTCTTAAATATATTCAACGGTGGACAAATCACCTCATCTACTGATGGTAACGGTGCTGCTGGCAGCATTAACCTGATCGTTAAAAATGTTGACGTACAGGGCATCTCTCAATCGCTAATTAACGGTCGGCAACTCCCCAGTAGTATTAATGCAATTTCTTCTACAAAATCTGATGCTGGTTCGATAAGTATAAATAGTAATCGGCTTGACGTACGCAATGGGGCGGAAATTTCTGTTAGTAATACAGGTGGTGGCGATGCGGGTAACTTAAGCATTAGGGCTTCTCGCGTTCAACTTGATTACGGGGGCAGTCTGCGATCGGAAGTTTCCGCAGGCGATCGCGGCAATATCTCGATTGACTCTGATGTGCTGCTGCTGCGGCACGGCAGTCAAATTAACACTAATGCAACAGGTAATGCTACAGGAGGTAATATCAACATCAATTCAGCATTTATCGTAGCGGTTCTATCGGAAAACAGTGACATCACTGCTAATGCTGTACAAGGAGCAGGTGGGAAGATCAACATCACTACGCAAGGTTTATTTGGACTGAAATTTCGTCCGCAATTGACATCAGAGAGCGACATCACGGCAAGTTCGCAATTTGGGCTAAGCGGCACGGTAAATATTAGCAACCTTGCTTTTACTCCCACCGCAGGGTTAATCGAGCTACCTAGCAATATCGATGATCCGAGCCAAAGAATTGTCCAAGGTTGTAGAACCTATGGCAATAGTCGATTTGTCGCCACAGGTCGAGGAGGGTTGCCTGACGATCCTAGTAATCGCCGTAATAGCTCCCATCCTTGGACAGATATCCGCGATCCCTCTGCTTTCCGCAATCCCAATGCTTTAGCAACTACACCGCAATCTGAGAATGCGAAAACACCCATTGTGGAAGCTACGGGTTGGCAACTAAATGCGAAGGGTGAGGTAGATATCTATGCTGCTAATAACTTAGCTAGAGAAACAACCGTAAATGATTGTGCGGGATTCTTAGCGATCGCAAGCAAAGCTTTTTAA
- a CDS encoding filamentous hemagglutinin N-terminal domain-containing protein, whose product MSFSQRLWWCGSSFLFLGMLLPTNVSAQSVTADGTLSTTVTSPDNLNFTITNGNQPNSGGNLFHSFNQFSVPTGGSATFDLVNTPNISTIFSRVTGGNISNIDGLIQTTNSSNPVSLFLLNPSGIIFGPNASLNIGGSFVGTTANSVKFVDGTEFSAVNTNSQPLLTINSPIGLHMGANAAPITIRSNLTTGVDLILEGGSLDLQGQLIAGRDITLKAQDTVKIRDTVITPFLAQAGRNLTIQGNQSVDILALNHAGGALRSGGDLRLISNGNISGDAHFVSGGNVSFQTVTGTPGKFISLFDPIIYANGDVVFGDYTGVALKVEATGSIEGGNITITGPDITVPSSDPDFITLTTQSAAILRAGVTSLPTSNLPQLGVGSTNFTTGTVAGLPAGSIRVASVNTSNFTGGDGGSIILNAAGDIVTGDLNSVAFGDGVNGGSINLFANGNISSNNFDSSTFLTANSGYGGDITIATTNGNLSVNGNLFSVANSLGAGIGTANGGAISLSATNGNLSVNALLSSSVNSQGTGKGGAISFSVTNGNLSVNSLLSASFTGTNGNGGDITLSAINGNLISQGLMSSDSFSTDNSGNGGNITLSVSNGNLLNESSLSAYSLGVMNSGNGGNITFSTTNGNLSNQGDLYSISFALVNSGNGGNITFSATNGNLSNLGDLSSLSIGQVNSGNGGNITFSATNGNLSNQRDLYSSSVAQTGNSGYGGDINLIAKEGDILGNMSSLYTFSVAPNGTSSNGGSIKLEAQNQISGLTLLTTSSSDRAGAVSILGHGDLAIADTVVLTSKQVSISTPFTGAINISTDGTGRSGDVNINSVGNLTLNNSRIESDTKGLDSAGNVTLTSSGLIRFDNSQIASSTSNSGLAGNINLNASKGIDIGNNSRLSALTSSSGNAGNIDISTAQLNLRDGAELSASSSGSGRAGNININADDVTIDRARVSSNTSSTGAAGEVKLTIPKGSLSLFNGSEISTSTQGSGNAGNVEISANNINVQGSIISSQSSGNGNSGSLDLRTSRLLLADYAQLSTASSGMGKAGNINISSQQVTLANSSQITSRSQGTGDGGTIQVNARSLFLNDASQINAQTNFGNGGNLNLSLGELLLLRNESLLSAEAGGKGNGGNITISSPFIIGLGNSDIVANAFQGNGGNIQISTNGIFGLKYRPYRTVDNDITASSQFGLSGTVNISNLAFTPTAGLIELPSNIDDPSQRIVQGCRTYGNSRFVSTGRGGLPDDPSDRRNSVHPWTDLRDPSAFRNPNALATTPQFENAKTPIVEATGWQLNAKGEVEIYAANNETRGIPVTDCAGFLAIANKSF is encoded by the coding sequence ATGAGTTTTAGTCAAAGACTATGGTGGTGCGGTTCTAGCTTCCTATTCTTGGGAATGCTTTTACCCACAAATGTTTCTGCGCAGAGCGTGACAGCTGATGGCACACTATCTACAACAGTCACCAGTCCCGACAATCTTAACTTTACGATTACCAATGGCAATCAGCCCAATAGTGGAGGCAATCTATTCCATAGCTTTAATCAATTCTCAGTGCCGACGGGAGGTTCAGCAACCTTTGATTTAGTCAACACACCGAATATTTCAACAATTTTTAGTCGGGTGACGGGAGGGAATATTTCTAATATAGATGGCTTGATTCAGACTACAAATAGCAGCAATCCTGTAAGTTTGTTTCTACTCAATCCCAGTGGGATTATTTTTGGTCCCAATGCCAGTCTAAATATCGGTGGATCGTTTGTAGGCACGACAGCAAATAGCGTCAAATTTGTTGATGGAACAGAGTTTAGTGCGGTGAACACCAATAGCCAACCATTGTTAACGATTAATTCGCCAATTGGGTTACACATGGGAGCAAATGCAGCACCGATAACAATACGGAGCAATCTCACCACAGGAGTGGATCTAATACTGGAAGGTGGTAGCCTAGATCTGCAAGGACAATTGATAGCAGGGAGAGATATTACCTTAAAAGCACAGGATACCGTGAAGATTCGAGATACTGTCATAACTCCATTCCTCGCCCAAGCAGGAAGGAACTTGACGATTCAAGGAAATCAGAGTGTTGATATCCTAGCCTTGAACCATGCTGGAGGAGCCTTGCGGAGTGGGGGAGATCTGAGATTGATAAGCAATGGGAATATTTCTGGAGATGCCCATTTTGTCAGTGGTGGTAATGTTTCATTTCAGACGGTGACAGGTACTCCAGGTAAGTTTATCAGCCTATTCGATCCGATCATTTATGCTAATGGGGATGTGGTATTTGGAGACTATACAGGCGTAGCCCTGAAGGTAGAAGCGACGGGGAGCATTGAGGGAGGAAATATTACCATTACGGGCCCCGATATCACCGTTCCCAGTAGTGATCCAGATTTTATTACTCTAACGACGCAGTCTGCGGCAATTTTACGAGCTGGGGTGACTTCTTTACCTACATCCAATTTGCCCCAACTGGGAGTGGGATCCACCAATTTTACAACGGGGACAGTGGCGGGACTGCCTGCTGGTAGCATTAGGGTTGCCAGTGTTAACACCTCCAATTTCACGGGTGGGGATGGCGGTTCAATCATTCTGAATGCTGCTGGGGATATTGTAACGGGAGATTTGAACTCGGTTGCTTTTGGCGATGGTGTGAATGGTGGCAGCATCAATCTTTTTGCCAATGGCAATATCTCAAGCAATAACTTTGACTCAAGCACATTTTTAACAGCCAATAGTGGGTATGGGGGCGATATCACGATTGCCACGACTAATGGCAATCTCTCTGTTAATGGAAACTTATTTTCAGTAGCAAATAGCCTAGGTGCAGGTATAGGTACAGCGAATGGAGGTGCAATTAGCCTTTCTGCAACTAACGGTAATCTCTCTGTTAATGCTTTATTATCTTCATCAGTAAATAGCCAAGGTACAGGGAAAGGAGGTGCAATTAGCTTTTCTGTAACTAACGGTAATCTCTCTGTTAATAGTTTATTATCCGCTTCGTTCACAGGGACAAATGGTAATGGAGGCGATATCACCCTTTCTGCGATTAATGGGAACCTTATTAGCCAAGGCCTTATGTCTTCTGATTCCTTCTCAACTGATAATAGTGGCAATGGAGGCAATATTACACTTTCTGTGAGCAATGGGAACCTTTTAAATGAGAGTAGTTTGAGCGCCTATTCCCTAGGGGTTATGAATAGTGGCAATGGGGGCAATATTACATTTTCTACGACTAACGGCAATCTTTCTAACCAAGGGGATTTATATTCTATATCCTTCGCACTAGTGAATAGTGGCAATGGTGGCAATATTACATTTTCTGCGACTAACGGCAATCTTTCTAATCTAGGAGATTTGTCCTCCTTATCCATTGGACAAGTGAATAGTGGCAATGGTGGCAATATTACATTTTCTGCGACTAACGGCAATCTTTCTAACCAGAGGGATCTATACTCCTCATCCGTTGCACAGACAGGTAATAGCGGGTATGGTGGTGACATCAATCTAATTGCCAAAGAAGGAGATATCCTTGGCAATATGAGCAGTTTATATACTTTTTCTGTTGCTCCTAACGGAACATCTAGCAATGGTGGTTCGATCAAATTAGAAGCCCAAAATCAGATATCTGGACTGACATTACTAACGACATCATCTTCCGATCGGGCGGGGGCAGTGTCGATTTTGGGGCATGGGGATTTAGCGATCGCCGATACCGTGGTTCTAACAAGTAAACAGGTTTCTATTTCCACTCCATTTACGGGAGCGATTAATATTTCAACAGATGGTACAGGACGTTCGGGCGATGTCAATATCAACAGTGTGGGTAATCTCACCCTCAACAACAGCCGCATCGAAAGCGATACCAAGGGACTGGACTCCGCTGGCAATGTCACTCTCACTAGTAGCGGATTGATTCGCTTTGACAATAGCCAAATTGCCAGTAGTACCAGCAATTCAGGACTTGCAGGCAACATCAACCTCAACGCTAGCAAAGGCATTGACATCGGCAACAATAGTCGCCTTTCGGCGCTCACCAGTAGCAGTGGCAATGCAGGCAACATTGATATCAGCACTGCGCAATTAAACTTACGAGATGGGGCGGAACTGTCAGCATCCTCCTCTGGGAGTGGGCGAGCGGGAAACATTAACATCAACGCTGATGACGTGACAATTGATCGGGCAAGGGTCTCTTCTAATACCTCTAGCACTGGAGCAGCGGGGGAGGTGAAGCTCACAATACCAAAGGGTTCGCTTTCCCTATTCAATGGTTCTGAAATCTCTACATCTACTCAAGGTAGTGGCAATGCAGGCAATGTGGAGATCTCCGCCAATAATATAAATGTTCAAGGAAGTATCATTAGCAGTCAATCCTCAGGTAATGGTAACAGTGGTTCCTTAGATCTACGTACTTCCCGACTTTTGTTGGCAGACTATGCCCAACTTTCTACAGCTTCATCAGGCATGGGTAAAGCTGGAAACATTAACATCAGCTCTCAACAAGTTACCCTAGCGAATAGTTCCCAAATCACTAGTCGCAGTCAAGGTACGGGTGATGGTGGCACTATTCAAGTAAATGCGCGATCGCTATTTTTAAATGATGCTTCCCAAATCAATGCCCAAACGAACTTTGGTAATGGCGGCAACCTGAATCTTTCCCTTGGGGAACTGCTTCTGTTGCGGAATGAAAGTTTGCTATCGGCGGAAGCGGGCGGTAAGGGCAATGGCGGTAATATTACGATTAGCAGTCCTTTCATTATTGGTCTAGGCAATAGTGATATAGTCGCTAATGCCTTTCAAGGCAATGGGGGCAATATCCAAATTAGTACTAATGGCATCTTTGGGTTGAAATACCGTCCTTACCGCACCGTTGATAACGACATCACGGCAAGTTCGCAATTTGGGCTAAGCGGCACGGTAAATATTAGCAACCTTGCTTTTACTCCCACCGCAGGGTTAATCGAGCTGCCTAGCAATATTGATGATCCGAGCCAGAGAATTGTCCAAGGTTGTAGAACCTATGGCAATAGTCGATTTGTCTCCACAGGTCGAGGAGGGTTGCCTGATGACCCAAGCGATCGCCGCAATAGCGTCCATCCTTGGACAGATCTCCGTGATCCTTCTGCTTTCCGCAATCCCAATGCTTTAGCAACTACACCGCAATTTGAGAATGCGAAAACACCCATTGTGGAAGCTACGGGTTGGCAACTAAATGCAAAGGGCGAAGTGGAGATCTATGCTGCCAATAACGAAACAAGAGGAATACCTGTAACTGATTGTGCAGGATTCTTGGCGATCGCAAACAAATCTTTTTAA